In one window of Henckelia pumila isolate YLH828 chromosome 1, ASM3356847v2, whole genome shotgun sequence DNA:
- the LOC140861213 gene encoding uncharacterized protein translates to MGIPGSFGDWWNNLVLHCSGENLDVAAVVLWNIWLNRNEVVWNAKHKSPALILQTAMDLHAQWMLVHQRHSLSIRLQVPLAENNWLKPPSHSHKCNVDAALFENPPRMGFGCIVRDHLGLVSASIHGVLPGSFSPSTAEALGIREALSWIKDFEFSSVIVESNALVVINALIHSSGDASSLGLILEDCRVLALDLQSCVFSFARRSTNHAAHALAKAAGSMSGCEGRITPSSLLISDVISVDY, encoded by the coding sequence ATGGGGATCCCAGGTTCCTTTGGTGATTGGTGGAATAATCTGGTATTGCATTGTTCTGGGGAGAACTTAGATGTGGCGGCGGTAGTGTTATGGAATATTTGGCTTAATAGAAACGAAGTGGTTTGGAATGCGAAACATAAATCACCAGCTTTGATTCTTCAAACGGCAATGGATTTACATGCTCAGTGGATGTTAGTGCATCAGAGACACTCATTATCGATTCGTCTACAAGTGCCTTTGGCGGAAAATAATTGGTTAAAACCACCTTCTCATTCTCATAAATGCAACGTCGATGCCGCTTTATTTGAGAACCCACCGAGGATGGGATTTGGTTGTATTGTTCGGGATCACCTTGGTTTGGTTTCAGCTTCTATTCATGGTGTTCTTCCGGGCTCTTTCTCTCCGTCTACAGCAGAAGCACTGGGTATTCGTGAGGCTTTGAGTTGGATCAAGGATTTTGAGTTCTCGAGTGTGATTGTCGAATCGAATGCTCTTGTGGTTATTAATGCTCTTATTCATTCATCGGGGGATGCTTCTAGCCTGGGTTTGATTTTGGAAGATTGTAGAGTCTTAGCGTTAGACTTACAATCTTGTGTTTTTTCTTTTGCTCGTAGATCAACGAATCATGCGGCTCATGCTCTGGCAAAAGCGGCTGGTTCTATGTCTGGTTGTGAAGGAAGGATTACTCCTTCGTCTTTGTTGATTAGTGATGTAATTTCTGTGGATTATTAG